A stretch of the Proteus sp. ZN5 genome encodes the following:
- a CDS encoding ABC transporter ATP-binding protein: MPLVEVKNLSKYYKKNGVTTCAVANASFCIYRGETLGVVGESGCGKTTLGKLLLKLEQSDEGVITFSKQAITHFSFKQMRHIRQNMQMIFQASADAFNPYFTVEQIIAEPLINYKHLTRQARQHLISKTLELVGLDSSFLSRHSDALSGGQKQRVGIARALVLEPEFVVCDEIVSSIDFALKQQILTLINTLKKTLQLTYLFISHDISAVNFVSDRIIVMYLGHIVEVIPKMDNRVQHPYSQTLLSAVLPTHPSQRTPFKQQIYTDAPKTQTGCPYYHRCVNRQDICKQQTPSLIEITSDHWVACHQIIN; encoded by the coding sequence ATGCCATTAGTCGAAGTAAAAAATCTTTCTAAATATTATAAAAAAAATGGCGTCACAACCTGTGCTGTTGCCAATGCTTCATTTTGTATTTATCGAGGAGAAACGTTGGGTGTTGTTGGGGAATCTGGATGTGGAAAAACGACGCTTGGCAAATTATTACTGAAATTAGAACAAAGTGATGAGGGCGTTATTACGTTTTCGAAACAGGCGATCACGCATTTTAGTTTTAAACAGATGCGCCATATTCGCCAAAATATGCAGATGATCTTTCAAGCTAGTGCAGATGCTTTTAATCCTTATTTTACCGTAGAACAAATTATTGCTGAGCCACTCATTAATTATAAACACCTTACTCGCCAAGCACGTCAGCATCTGATCAGTAAAACATTAGAATTAGTCGGCTTAGATAGCTCTTTTTTATCAAGACATTCTGATGCGCTTTCAGGTGGGCAAAAACAACGGGTTGGCATTGCAAGAGCGCTTGTGCTTGAACCTGAATTTGTGGTGTGTGATGAGATTGTCTCGAGTATTGATTTTGCCTTAAAGCAACAAATCCTCACGTTAATTAATACCCTTAAAAAGACATTACAACTGACTTATCTATTTATTTCTCACGATATTTCTGCGGTTAATTTTGTAAGTGACCGTATTATTGTGATGTATCTTGGTCATATTGTTGAAGTTATTCCTAAAATGGATAACCGTGTTCAGCATCCATACAGTCAAACTTTATTATCTGCTGTATTACCGACTCATCCTTCACAACGCACGCCTTTTAAACAACAAATCTACACCGATGCACCTAAAACACAGACAGGTTGTCCTTATTACCATCGTTGTGTAAATCGACAAGATATCTGTAAGCAACAAACACCCTCTTTGATAGAAATTACATCTGATCATTGGGTTGCATGTCATCAAATAATCAATTGA